The Hevea brasiliensis isolate MT/VB/25A 57/8 chromosome 1, ASM3005281v1, whole genome shotgun sequence DNA segment TACAAAAAGCAAATTCGAGCAAAACAAATCAACTCATGAAACACAAAACAAGTTCAAgatgagacagaaagttacaaaattgaagaaaacatCTCAAAAAGCTACACATGCAGTAATAGGAAATGCGCAAGAATTGCAGTCCTGATACTTGAGAATGCGCAATATCAACAAAATAACTCCACCCACACACCCAGAtggggggaaaaaaaaaaaaaagactccaCCAGCACAGCTTCGAAAGCTAAATGCAGCATTTGGCCAACTACACCACTCCATAGTTTGCCAGCTCATCCTCTGCCACCTAAAAAATTTCATCGGAAGTCAGACTCAACAATAAAACCGAAAGCCTTCAAGCATTTGATCCAGGaaataatatgatcaaaataTGTCAATGCAAAATGCTAAGATTGTTTTGCAGACATGCTAAAATAAAGCCCGAGTATATATTAATATGCAAGGTGGCAAAATAAAGAACTGAATTGGGCTTTTTTTTGTCGGAAGAATTAGAAGGAAATTGAAATAACAAGTTGAAAACAAAAACCAATTACCTATGGAAATCAATGAGGCACAAAGCACGGTAGAAAGGTAGTTTTAGTAGAATCATCCTCCCATTCAACATCTTTCCACCATCGTTCCTCTGCATTAATCTCAACTTTGCCTCCATTTGCGCTGCTCGAGTTTAATGGCAGCTTCTTAAGCTGTGGGCATTCATATACTTTGATTTTTTCTAGAGAGGGAAAGGACAAGGCTTTGGAATATATGCTTTTCAGTTGTGGTAAATAATGCAAGCTGAGCACTTGGAGTTTAAAAAATGGGTTAAAATTTTCATCCCCAACTTGAACATCATCTAACTTTTCAACACTTACTATCTCTTCTATATGCTTGTTCTCGCCCACATTCAAGTCCGTCAAATTTGGAGCTAGAATAATCCATGTCAGATCCTTCAATCTGAGGCTTCCCATTAAATTCAATACTTTAAGGCTGTTAAAGCATGTCTCCCTTGAGATCATTGAGTTGCCTAGACGTCCACCTGCATCATCATGTGTTTCTATCTCTTCCATTACAACATCAACATCCGGCTCTCCTATGTCACTTCGACCAGCCATATGTATAATTCCTAGATTCTTCATATTTGCTAACCACCAAATGTTGAGAGATTGTGGACCAGGAAACAATTGAAGGCTTAGAGCTCGAGTACAGTTGAGTAATGTGAGGGTGTTGACATAACTCTGGAGACCTGAGACACTTGTTATTGTGCTGCTCAGTTCATTCAAGTGTTCCAAACATTGTAGCTCCTCTATTAGCAGATTATCTTTCCTCAATATATTATCTTCCCCTTTTTGGACGTCAAAAACACCAGCGTCGTGCATTTCCAAAAATTGCAATGATGATAAACTAGATATGACTCTCCTTGGAATCCTATTTAGCCGCAAAGTACCCTCCAAGTTCAGATATTTCAGATTTACCAACATTTTCAACTCAACTGGCAATTGCCTTATCGGCGTCCCTGACAGATTAAGATATTGCAATGATTTCAATTTTGATATTCCTACTGGCAATTTTTTGATATTAGTACTTGATAGGTCTAAAACGGTTAGTGTATCCATAAATCGAAAGAAATAATCACTGATCTCACTCAAATTATCATTATCGCTGAGAAATAAAGTCAAAAGATCAGGACATCTAGGAACTTCATGGATTCTCTCGAAGGAGTTTGCCATCAGGGACATCCGTTTTGATCGTTCCCATTTTCCAACCTCTGGTACTTGAGTTAATTGGGCACCCGCTTCCACAAAAAACttgtgcttttctttttcatatttaCATGCTATCCACAGAGCCATGTCACGAATCACATCATGCATTTTCACATGTCCGCCTTGCTCTTCCAATAAACATGCCCCAACAAGTGAACCGATTATAGAATATGACTCACTGCGATCAGCAAAATTCTCATAAATCCAATAATCTACCAATCTACGTTTGCAAATTTCAAAGTCTTCCGGAAATAAGGAACAATATAAGAAACAAGATTTAACTTTATCACTACTCAGACTATCATAACTAAATTTCAATCGTACAAATACCTCAACCTCCATATCTTGAAATACCTCATCCTCCATGACTGGTAAGCTTGTGGCAGAACTTCTTAGTACCTTAAGAGCATGCTTCCATTCTTCCCTTGTAATTCTACTGGCCATGGCTCTACCAATGGTAATGAGAGCGATTGGCAATCCTCTACACTCCTTAGCAACATCTTGAGCCAGAGGAACAATTTCTAGATCAATATCCCCAACCTTCTTCTGAAACAATGCCCAAGCTTCTTCCCAATCCAAAGGTTTCACTTTTATCATCTTTTCAGCTTCCATTTGCCTGCCTACTCTGTAAGAGCGTGTTGTGAATACTATCTTGCATCTGTTTTGTCTTGTAGGCAGAGGAACCCCAATTTCTTCAAGGTCAACTCGTTGCCATATGTCATCTAACAATAATACAAATTTCTTTCTACTCAATGCATGGAATATGTCATCTGCTTTCTCACGGAGACTTTTCGTTTCCCATTTGTCATCCAAAAAGCCAATTTTTTTCCAAATCTGCTCTTGAATCTTCTCAAGTTTCAAATCTTTAGAAACCACAGCCCAAATCAAAACATCAAAATTATTAGATATAGTGGCAAATCTATTGTTGATTTGAGTAAGAAGAGTAGTTTTACCGACTCCCCCCATACCGTACATGCCAAAAATTCCCACCTGATCTCCCGTGATGAAGCTCCATGCCTCGTCTAAGGTAGTTTCAGTGCCCACTGTTGGATTAACATTTCTTACTACCACTTGTTCTGGAAGTGTCCTCTCAACCACTTCCTTAAAATCTCCTTTGGCTTTTAGCGCAATCACATCTTCTAATTTTTTGGCGACCCTTCCCACGAACATGTAATTGGAAATATCTCCAGCTAGCAATTTCTGAACTTGTTGCGGACCATCTCTTTCGAGCTCCTCTGCTTCGGTTATCATCGCTTCCGCCATCGAAAGCCACAATAGAACTTGTTGCAGCGCCTTCTTTTGTTGTCCTTCCTCAAAGTCAACCTTCCGCTTCACATCCTGCTTTGAAGCCCATAATTCTCGTCTTGCAGTCCTTAAAGCTTCGAGATTAGCTTGAAGTTGGACAGCAGGGGCCCTGATAACCACTTCTTTGAATTCACCTTCGCTCATCAAACCAACCACATGTTTGAGGCTTCTGGAAACGCTTTTCCCAAACATGTAGGTGGACTTACAGTTCTTGGAGCAACAGCCTGCGAGACACAATTTCTGTCTTTCTCGCGTAGCTCTGTTGAGGAGAGAATTAACTTCAGTAATGGTAGCGTCTACCCTTGAAAGCCATCCTCCAACTCGATCCAGCTGCACTGTTTGTGGAGTTTCCTCACTGATGACCATCCGCATCACATCATTGCTCAGCTCTCTTAATTTATCTCTTGCAGTCTCAAGTTCTTGAAGATTGTCTTCAAGCTGACATACATAAAGAGCTTGTCCAGCAACGCAATCCCAGCAACGACCGATCAAGGCATCACCGCATTGAATTGAAAAGACGTTACCCATAGCTTATGAAGAATTTGAAACAAGCTTAAAAGAATAAACGGAAGCTAAGTTATAGAGAGAAATGCAGGGGATGGAAAATGAACTCTTTGTATGAAAAAATGATGGGAAAGAGTGTGAGGAGACAAATGGAGAGTGGAGAGAATGATGGAGATGAAgtcacttttctctcttgttggaaAGTGAAGAGAGAATAAAAAATTGAGTtggcaaaaagggaaataaattttttttattcatttaatttaatatgttgtctttaattttttttatgcgaaaattaactataaaaataaaatgatatattaaaattttcacaatttatggGCCTCCCATCTAATTTTTCCGTCTCCCACCTAACATTTTTCACTTTAAGGAAACTATTTAGGAAGAgagattatttttttatcaaatttatccaatattttttaattttagcatAAATTATTAACCTGAGTCTAATTATAATAATCATCCAaatatttgcttttttttttacattaaaaaaaaattttcttcttcttcctcctcctctctctatttcttttttttttctttctttcttttgtttgtttaaattttatttggaTTTTTACCAATTTCTGCAAGAAATTTGTACCTTCTTTTATCCATTCTCCTCTACCCTCCTGCTGTATTTATgcttagaaagaaaagaaaaatcaaatcatACAATGTTTAGAACGATTTATTTGGCATACAAACAAGCTTCATTATAATAGGCATTTCTTTGTCTTTCAAGAGGTCTAGTCCATTAGTTAGCAAATGGTCTAAGAAACTCAGTCacaaatttgatttattttgttttttaaaCTTTTATAAATATTGAGTGTATTAAGAATGCGAATAATCAATTTATTTAGAGTTCAGAATATGCTTGTGTTAGATTTCTaatcttatattttttatttttggttgaattgaatgaagttaattttttgataaaattaaaaaaaaaattgtaggaAAGAAAAGTTGCAAAACAggggtaataaaataataattagtttcataaatttatttaatttaatgccTACCATGTAATCTACCTACATGGCACTCAAAGTTTATATAATTGAATTAAAGGTATCATTTCATTACATATGATGAATTGAAACTCatgaatgtcaaattaaaaagttaattttaaattgatcGCATGGAGTTGATAGCTGTGTACCTCTTTGAAATACTAACAGATAAAATCGGGGTGATGATTGCTCTTCCCATTCTCATCTCGTTGAGATTGGGCAATGATTGTCTTTCCATTCTcatctaaaattatataaattgtaGAAATCAATAATTGAGCACATCCGCTTGATGTTGATAAATTTATTTCATCCAATACCTATTATGTGATATACCTAAGGTGGCATTCAAAactcatttcaattttaaatgggttaaataCTATTGAAGGTCAAGTACTGTCAcggcccaacctatgggccggaccggcactaggacctgggccagcctaaagcccccgaggcccgtagtaagcctaactgttcagtaacccaactctaaggcccatttgggcccaatttcaagaaaacaaacggacagagtccggccagaaaatggacttaccaacggggagttttcgactcacccgacctgtaaacacaatatatagtcaattggggagctcagctcaccctccacatactcatcaacataataataaatgggagctcagctccctcatccaatccatcaaacatgcatatcattatacgtttacaggtccaacatgataataatattacagaccataatcaaataaatacttctaacacatgcggaaattctaggagtaaataaaattacacaaatattgataaacaacctgcgaagtataaaagcaggttaacccagaataaaatatcctcctgtggcctgtaaaaatttttgaacaggagtgagcgttcgactcagagagtaaaatatcaattttaaccataatctctataactatctaaatctaatgcaccctgtagagtgaaatgcaacatccacatcattttcacatcatatcatcaaaaaggtaatttggagcactcacacaccctgtagtatcaatcataacatatgggagctgatcccctatacagctctcttaaatccaacctggtgccagcgaattactcaagctcggacttccacttaataaccaaatcgagggtcccagcgaattactcaagccgtgactacccctcgaaggatcgggtcccagcgaattactcaagccgtgactgccccgtcctatccatagtccacaccacatcacacgcacgccaacgcacgcacactgctccaaattaccacaacaacatccatggtacatcaacagttatgaatgcaacataaatcgtgcctagagtttaactacataaatatatgcatataagtgatgcatgggcatgctgaacatataataatatcgaaattacaattaaaattaatattttactcacagacttgacgacaatcactttgtgggtggcggaggaagaagacTCGCTCacccgacaatcatattacatttatttaatacaatcgactcaatacaaccaaagaaaagaccaattacgccctaagtcgtgcgaaaatccgcagtctccctatacctaggacctacccaacctgcaaaagggctaaaaacgcacttctatattcacaatccatatattaacagttcaatcatatcacacagcccctcctgggcccatcaaatcaatcataattttctaagctaccacgaatattttacggatttttagtcctatttaagcactagaaaattacgtaaaaacaaggttcgggtttacctttgccgattctgacttgaACGCTgggacgtcgacaatggggctagccaaaacctcggtccaattcggagactttttcggtagctggtctgtctggccggaaattcacagatccggacaactgtcgaattttcgcgaattgaggatacctacacgaagcccaataataatatataaaaaaatcaggggtgttacattcttccccccttacagaaaattcgtcctcgaattttacacaaggtagaataaaatacatgattacacattgaacagataagggtacttgctacgcatgtcccgttctaactcccaggtgcactcttccactgactggctcctctacaaaaccttaaccatagggatctgttttgatcttagctgtctcacttggtagtccactatggctacaggttgctcctcaaatgtcaagttctcctttagttatATTACATCCgattgtagtacatgagaaggatcgggaatatatttcctgagcatggagatgtgaaacacgggatgaacgtgagaaaggttgggtggtagctctagccggtaggcaactgctccaactctatcagtaacctcaaaaggtccaatataccgaggtgccaacttgcccttctttccaaatctcatgactcccttcattggagaaaccttcaagaatacatagtcgcctactgacaactccacatcccttcgtctggggtctgcataactcttctgcctactgaaagctgttttcaatcgttctctgattaaaggaactatctctgaagtgtactgcactaggtctacatcatgcaccttcgcttcccccatttctgtccaacacagaggagacctacaccttcttccatatagtgcctcatagggtgccatccctatgctggaatggtaactgttgttgtaggcaaactccaccaaagctagctgatcatcccattgacctccaaaatccaagacactcatgcgaagcatgtcttccagtgtttggattgtcctttcggactgtccgtctgtctgagggtggaaagccgtactgaagttcaactgtgtgccaagtgcctcctgcaactttctccaaaaccgaagtgaatcggggccctctgtcaaatattatgggcggaactccatgcaatctgactatttctcgaatgtagagccggtgtactgtgccacagaatatgtagtcttcacaggcaagaagtgagctgatttggttagacggtctacaattacccatatcgaatcatatcctcgcgtggtacgaggcaacccagtcacaaaatccatagtgatcatttcccacttccattctgggatagggagctcttgcagcttccctgacggtctttggtgttcaaacttcaccttctgacaagtcaagcacttggacacaaagtctgttatgtctctcttcatgccattccaccagtagctatctttcacatcatggtacatcttggtggaacctgggtggacactgtacagggtgtagtgtgcctctcgcatgatttcattcttaaggttgtctacatcgggcacacatatcctagaaccttgtactagggcgccatcattggcaaatccaaactcaccaccttcaccttgctgtactctctctataatcttcatcaattgttggtctctgtgttgggaaactctaactctatctcgcaagtctggcctcactgaaaaatgagccaacaagaccccctcatctgaaagatctaggattaaacattgatccatcaactcatgtacttcctgaatcaacggtctcttctctgctgaaatgtgcgccaaactaccagaagattttctgcttaaagcatatgctactacattggccttcccatggtggtactggatggtgcaatcatagttttccagaagctccatccatctcctctgtctcaagtttaaatccctctgttggaagatgtacttcaaactcttatggtcggtgtatatctcgcacacttcaccatacaggtagtgtctccagatttttagtgcaaagactacagccgccatttccaaatcatgggtgtgatagttctgctcatgcctcttcagctaccttgaagcataagccactacatttccattccgcatcaaaacacaccctaggccaactctgaaggcgtcacagtacacggtgtatccttcaccgctcataggtagtgttaacacaggggcagtggttagacactccttatcctcatcattataactgactctatcgagctctcttcctgtcctttacatcttatccacttcccttttcctctttttggtattgttggcatcttttcaacctgctgtacttattccttaattttagtcctatctcatccttacaccttttccttcaaagatgtctatcccatcatcaactttaactttctttttatttcttagtcttatcttgattactagtttcattactgagagaattctaaccctatgatttactcctaccaaagacattcttcaccttatgtaacacttataattacccatagaaaattttcttgtatccctttttccaacttaactatcgtaacattatcattccctaccagccttagtaggaaattgcttatcctggatgaatatgagccccataaactataagttccatctgaactaacacggctgtaggaaatatgtgtcatgccttaattccaaacaagatacttcacgtgttcattctccttaatataatcatatatactgcccatagctttctaaacttcaacctcaaattacccattagcaacaatttcatctattaaaactcatccataaatagtacttcatctagctcatagtttaaaacagtcgcaagccttagtagctaactcaatttaactcctgtcattactctgatcgtcctttcatacttaacactaggtatgcacttactgtcattctcatatcaggaaattgtatatgaattggtgcctatcaaaatctcaaataactagatctccttgcctcagtctctgctccttatataacgctctggaatcaaaaacacgagctaaacttgaaaagaaagaaaaatatcctctatattcaactatgcccgattgtccatataataatgtttaacctatgtttcttagtctctcttcaaatttcatcatctcctagcacaattgtgctctacctataaggtatcatctgcatgaaccctttaccgtaccattgtccttcctgacataatattttataatttattaactttacttatactcgacctatgattcatatctattatagtttatattgtgcccttaacccttgttgaatcctgaaagatttctctcgctaatagattctttcaacactaattccacccttatctatggtcattaatttgatccttaaactttctagtgatttattaccatccatacttgttactttttattctacccctactgttgctctgttgttattgcttcactgcaaagtgattctgttgatcacactaaaaatgtttgcctgacattcataacgaacctctaactaccttctcactatctcaaaagtctaacctaaaacctatgtgtcattatctatcattcttttcctctcatcatacctatttgatcccttagactgacttttattcaacttactgcttactaacttctctttctctacctatttaggtagtccgcaataccatcacacaccttctaacatttactcattattattgtattccatacctccatcacttttctcactaatgtggtcccattttgggttttccatccttgtcattctccttgccaagaataacacttagcctatcctatatcttaactttgttccttttattatgcgctctttaggttgtcctttcatttatttcctttgtcttacccaaaatagaacttgactattctatcctcggttccattcttcttcctaacataacaattgtacttgctaactatatctttgagtctctatcgcgttatcatatgtcctgTACTactgatttggtcctttgaccactctagcgaGAACGCCCACTGgcacttagattatattgcatgtgTAATCAATTATCCCAATGTTCATTCTACACTTTCTCTGCTCATCGCCTTCGTGATTTaccttcgctaatttattactcttaacactattataattagattatactctgtttgaacaatatgaagtcgtAAAGGAACTCAGAATTTGCAATCATACCTTTATcatatgatttctattcttatcctttagcttacataatacccttactacctcgagaactgattctgcagtaattttatttattattatttttattattattattttccatgtttactcaattccaaaacttaagatttcgggcacccaaacccgtcatccaattcaaaggatttacatccatcgtgatctgattatatatgattcctataatggaacttgtatcctctccaggatacccgagccaactactctccaCCACACTCTACAATtccccatctggggcactattttgtgggtcaccattattagtaataactttcgatcccttctgaaaagataggactataccctaacttgctgcaacaaaggtactacatttaccaccttgcccaaaaccatgtcaaactaatgtctctcttatcatatcatagctctgtaaatcatatattcatagtttcgaccttctctaggtagtagggttgtactttattccatactgatacacacaaggtatactattctcactaagctctaagcaaaatgtttgtcatactgcaaaaaccatccaaaattccataccgaagactagatggtttcactctataggtgtcacctttactttgcaactagttcgAAATCTCTGGTCTGATAgcaactcttactgtaactctagctcatgctagggtaactgggtcactaactctagttaccacccaactgtgaccttcgatattctagctctagatccctaaccaagagttcccaactcctttgtagatatagaactctgtt contains these protein-coding regions:
- the LOC110665334 gene encoding probable disease resistance protein At5g63020, with the translated sequence MGNVFSIQCGDALIGRCWDCVAGQALYVCQLEDNLQELETARDKLRELSNDVMRMVISEETPQTVQLDRVGGWLSRVDATITEVNSLLNRATRERQKLCLAGCCSKNCKSTYMFGKSVSRSLKHVVGLMSEGEFKEVVIRAPAVQLQANLEALRTARRELWASKQDVKRKVDFEEGQQKKALQQVLLWLSMAEAMITEAEELERDGPQQVQKLLAGDISNYMFVGRVAKKLEDVIALKAKGDFKEVVERTLPEQVVVRNVNPTVGTETTLDEAWSFITGDQVGIFGMYGMGGVGKTTLLTQINNRFATISNNFDVLIWAVVSKDLKLEKIQEQIWKKIGFLDDKWETKSLREKADDIFHALSRKKFVLLLDDIWQRVDLEEIGVPLPTRQNRCKIVFTTRSYRVGRQMEAEKMIKVKPLDWEEAWALFQKKVGDIDLEIVPLAQDVAKECRGLPIALITIGRAMASRITREEWKHALKVLRSSATSLPVMEDEVFQDMEVEVFVRLKFSYDSLSSDKVKSCFLYCSLFPEDFEICKRRLVDYWIYENFADRSESYSIIGSLVGACLLEEQGGHVKMHDVIRDMALWIACKYEKEKHKFFVEAGAQLTQVPEVGKWERSKRMSLMANSFERIHEVPRCPDLLTLFLSDNDNLSEISDYFFRFMDTLTVLDLSSTNIKKLPVGISKLKSLQYLNLSGTPIRQLPVELKMLVNLKYLNLEGTLRLNRIPRRVISSLSSLQFLEMHDAGVFDVQKGEDNILRKDNLLIEELQCLEHLNELSSTITSVSGLQSYVNTLTLLNCTRALSLQLFPGPQSLNIWWLANMKNLGIIHMAGRSDIGEPDVDVVMEEIETHDDAGGRLGNSMISRETCFNSLKVLNLMGSLRLKDLTWIILAPNLTDLNVGENKHIEEIVSVEKLDDVQVGDENFNPFFKLQVLSLHYLPQLKSIYSKALSFPSLEKIKVYECPQLKKLPLNSSSANGGKVEINAEERWWKDVEWEDDSTKTTFLPCFVPH